The genomic interval ATTTCGGGCACCACCTCGAACGCCGTTCCGCCATCGACCGTAGCGCGAAAATACTCGTAGGCGATGACGGCGCACAGCGCGCCGAGCGGATCGTTGACGATGGCTTCCCAGCGCAGCAGCGCGGCGGGCCGTTGCTGGACCGCGCTCTGTCTCAACAATGGAATGACCACGGTCGGCCCGGTGACCACCAGAATGCCGGCGAACAAGATGGCGACCGGCCAGACGAGGCCGGCGACGTAATAACCGGCCAGCGATCCGAAAAACCAGCCCAGCGGCACCCCGAACAGCACCAGGCGCCATACGCCCTCCCCATACTTGCGCAGTTCGCGGAAATCGAGGCTGAGGCCACCCTCGAACAGGATGAGCGCGACGCCGATCGAGATCATCGGTTCGAGTATTTCGCCGAATGCGGCCTTGGGGTTCATGATGCCGAGCACCGGCCCGGCGAGGAAGCCCGCGGCCAGCATCAGCACGATGGCCGGCCAACCCGTGCGCCAAGCGATCCACTGCGCGCCGATGCCGAGCACGCCCACCAGGGCGATGACGAGGGCTTGCTGTTCCATCTATCTCCCCGGTTGAAGCGCGATTGCTTCGAGACGCTGGGACATTGCCTGTGGCCGGTAGCCTATCCCATACGGATCAATGCCCACCATAAGCGACGAGCGCGCGCGTGGCGACCCCCGCCTTTTCAAGGGCTTTCGAACCGCCGATATCGGGTAGGTCGACGACGAACACCGCGTCGGCTACCCGGGCGCCGGCGCGGCGCAGGAGATGTGTCGCGGCCAGCGCCGTACCGCCCGTGGCGAGCAGGTCGTCGACGATCAGCACTTCGGCGTTCTTCACGACGACCGACGGATCGACCTCCAGCCGCGCGACGCCGTATTCGAGTTTGTAATCCTCACCCAGCGTCTCGACGGGCAGCTTGCCCGCCTTGCGCATTGGGATGAATCCGACCCCAAGGCTGAGCGCAAGGGCGGCGCCGAAGATGAATCCGCGTGCTTCGATCCCGGCGACGGAGGCGACGGGCAGATCACGTGTCAGGCCGACCAGCCCATCGACCGCGCCCGCCAGCCCGCCGGCATCGGCCAGCAGGGTCGTGACGTCGCGAAACTGGATTCCTGGCGCTGGAAAGTCCGGGACGGTGCGGATGAGCGCCTTGAGCTCCTCCGCCCCCACGCCGTCAATCCTTGCGCGGCTTGACCGGGGCCCAGACCTGCTTCTTCGCGAACCAGGCAAGAAGCGTGGCCAGCAGCA from Aurantiacibacter spongiae carries:
- a CDS encoding adenine phosphoribosyltransferase, which encodes MGAEELKALIRTVPDFPAPGIQFRDVTTLLADAGGLAGAVDGLVGLTRDLPVASVAGIEARGFIFGAALALSLGVGFIPMRKAGKLPVETLGEDYKLEYGVARLEVDPSVVVKNAEVLIVDDLLATGGTALAATHLLRRAGARVADAVFVVDLPDIGGSKALEKAGVATRALVAYGGH